In Streptomyces sp. 840.1, one DNA window encodes the following:
- a CDS encoding F0F1 ATP synthase subunit epsilon gives MAAELHVELVAADRSVWSGEATLVVARTTSGDIGVMPGHQPLLGVLESGPVTIRTSDGSTVIAAVHGGFISFADNKLSLLAEIAELADEIDVERAERALERAKSDTDGAAERRADVRLRAVAAP, from the coding sequence TTGGCTGCTGAGCTGCACGTCGAGCTGGTCGCGGCGGACCGTAGTGTCTGGTCCGGCGAGGCCACCCTGGTCGTCGCGCGCACCACGTCCGGCGACATCGGCGTCATGCCCGGTCACCAGCCGCTTCTGGGTGTGCTGGAATCGGGCCCGGTGACGATCCGTACGAGCGATGGCTCCACTGTCATCGCCGCGGTGCACGGCGGTTTCATCTCGTTCGCGGACAACAAGCTCTCGCTGCTGGCGGAGATCGCCGAGCTGGCGGACGAGATCGATGTCGAGCGCGCGGAGCGTGCGCTGGAACGTGCGAAGTCGGACACGGACGGCGCCGCCGAGCGTCGCGCCGATGTGCGACTGCGTGCGGTGGCGGCGCCCTAA
- a CDS encoding F0F1 ATP synthase subunit delta: MNGASREALAAARERLDALTDSTSVDASKLAEDLAGVTALLHREVSLRRVLTDPAQAGEARAELAGRLLGGQVGGEAVDLISGMVRSRWSQSRDLVDSVEELANTADLTAAQRSGDLDDVEDELFRFGRIVASDPALRAALTSRTATTAAKGELLRSLLGGKARPTTERVIVRLVTQPRGRSLEEGLDSLSKLAAERRDRMVAIVTSAVPLSDRQKQRLGAALAKIYGRQMHLNLDVDPEVLGGVTVRVGDEVVNGTIAERLDEATRRMAG; this comes from the coding sequence ATGAACGGCGCGAGCCGCGAGGCACTGGCCGCCGCACGTGAGCGTCTCGACGCACTGACCGACAGCACGTCGGTCGACGCGTCGAAGCTCGCCGAGGACCTGGCCGGCGTCACGGCGCTGCTGCACCGCGAGGTGTCGCTGCGCCGGGTACTGACCGACCCGGCCCAGGCCGGCGAGGCCAGGGCCGAGCTGGCCGGGCGTCTGCTGGGCGGCCAGGTCGGCGGCGAAGCCGTCGACCTGATCTCCGGCATGGTCCGCTCGCGCTGGTCGCAGTCGCGCGACCTGGTCGACTCGGTCGAGGAACTGGCGAACACCGCAGACCTCACCGCCGCCCAGCGGAGCGGAGACCTCGACGACGTCGAGGACGAGCTGTTCCGGTTCGGCCGGATCGTCGCCTCCGACCCCGCACTGCGCGCCGCGCTCACCAGCCGGACCGCGACCACCGCCGCCAAGGGCGAGCTGCTGCGCAGCCTGCTCGGCGGAAAGGCGCGGCCCACCACCGAGCGCGTCATCGTGCGGCTTGTCACACAGCCCCGGGGACGTAGCCTGGAGGAGGGACTCGACTCCCTCTCCAAGCTCGCCGCGGAGCGCCGTGACCGCATGGTCGCGATCGTCACCTCGGCAGTGCCGCTGAGCGACCGGCAGAAGCAGCGGCTCGGCGCCGCTCTGGCGAAGATCTACGGCCGCCAGATGCACCTGAATCTCGACGTGGACCCCGAGGTCCTCGGCGGAGTCACAGTGCGAGTCGGTGACGAGGTCGTCAACGGCACCATCGCGGAGCGTCTCGACGAGGCGACCCGACGGATGGCCGGCTGA
- a CDS encoding sensor histidine kinase has product MLIHLRPHRDDLLIAVTGLLGGVVLWLLGLHMQNGRPLDASGSELVPLAVMSSLALLRRTAPQTALVIGTLALVLDQFTPGNLATVLLYTDVMYAAVLYGTPAAARRIPVTTLLITVAVTIGFLAWFRTAEALLIGIVTGLVSFVPALTGVSVRNHREAAETERLRADQTALLAEMDRVQAVTAERARMARELHDLVANHLSAIAIHSTAALSIDEPETSRNALGVIRENSVDGLAEMRRLIGLLRTGAADPGPLTSPTLGSLDALVEQHRTNAASSGLTCVLEDSRTGPGPLPAPVELAAYRIVQESLTNALKHAGPGPVTVRLGQPGQRLTVEVTSALGSRPGPRAPGSGAGLVGMRERVALLGGEFEAGPVSAGSGPKIWRVRAELPVGEGSVRT; this is encoded by the coding sequence GTGCTCATCCACCTCCGCCCCCACCGCGACGACCTCCTCATCGCGGTCACCGGTCTGCTCGGCGGAGTGGTGCTGTGGCTGCTCGGCCTGCACATGCAGAACGGCCGGCCGCTGGACGCGTCCGGCAGCGAGCTGGTCCCGCTCGCCGTGATGTCGTCGCTGGCGCTGCTGCGCCGGACCGCACCGCAGACCGCCCTGGTCATCGGCACTCTCGCGCTGGTCCTGGACCAGTTCACGCCGGGGAACCTGGCGACCGTGCTGCTGTACACCGACGTCATGTACGCCGCCGTGCTGTACGGCACCCCGGCGGCCGCCCGCCGCATCCCGGTGACCACGCTCCTGATCACCGTCGCCGTCACGATCGGGTTCCTGGCCTGGTTCCGCACCGCCGAGGCGCTGCTCATCGGCATCGTCACCGGACTGGTCTCGTTCGTGCCCGCCCTGACCGGGGTCAGCGTGCGCAACCACCGCGAGGCCGCCGAGACCGAACGGCTGCGCGCCGATCAGACGGCTCTGCTGGCCGAGATGGACCGGGTGCAGGCGGTGACCGCCGAACGGGCCCGGATGGCGCGCGAACTGCACGACCTGGTCGCCAACCACCTCTCCGCGATCGCCATCCACTCCACCGCCGCGCTCTCCATCGACGAGCCGGAGACCTCCCGGAACGCCCTGGGGGTCATCCGGGAGAACAGCGTCGACGGTCTGGCCGAAATGCGCCGTCTGATCGGGCTGCTGCGCACCGGCGCGGCGGATCCCGGCCCCCTCACCTCGCCCACGCTCGGCTCACTGGACGCCCTGGTCGAGCAGCACCGGACGAACGCCGCGTCCAGCGGGCTGACCTGCGTGCTGGAGGATTCGCGCACCGGACCCGGCCCGCTGCCCGCGCCGGTCGAACTGGCCGCGTACCGCATCGTGCAGGAGTCCCTCACCAACGCGCTCAAGCACGCCGGGCCCGGTCCGGTCACGGTCCGCCTCGGGCAGCCGGGGCAGCGGCTGACGGTGGAGGTCACCAGCGCGCTCGGCAGCCGGCCCGGTCCGCGCGCACCCGGTTCGGGGGCCGGGCTGGTCGGGATGCGGGAGCGGGTGGCGCTGCTCGGCGGGGAGTTCGAGGCGGGGCCGGTATCCGCCGGGAGCGGACCGAAGATCTGGCGTGTACGGGCCGAACTGCCCGTCGGGGAAGGAAGCGTGAGGACATGA
- a CDS encoding ATP synthase subunit C translates to MSALQTLAATSVEIKGNLGSIGYGLAAIGPGVGVGIIFGNGTQALARQPEAAGLIRANQILGFAFCEALALIGLVMPFVYPTS, encoded by the coding sequence ATGTCTGCTCTCCAGACCCTCGCCGCCACCAGCGTCGAAATCAAGGGCAACCTCGGCTCCATCGGTTACGGCCTCGCCGCGATCGGCCCCGGCGTCGGCGTCGGCATCATCTTCGGTAACGGCACCCAGGCGCTCGCCCGTCAGCCCGAGGCTGCCGGTCTCATCCGCGCCAACCAGATCCTCGGCTTCGCCTTCTGTGAGGCGCTCGCCCTGATCGGTCTGGTCATGCCGTTCGTCTACCCGACCTCCTGA
- a CDS encoding DUF2550 domain-containing protein, protein MFLALWVGGLVVALVAVGLFVFGLRRRLIQRSGGTFDCSLRWNVPVEPDLSGKGWVYGVARYSGDKVNWFRVFSYSPRPRRVLERSAIEVVARRMPEGEEELALLSDAIVLGCLHRETRLELAMSEDALTGFLAWLEAAPPGQRVNVA, encoded by the coding sequence ATGTTCCTCGCGCTGTGGGTGGGCGGGCTGGTCGTCGCACTGGTCGCGGTTGGTCTCTTCGTCTTCGGTCTGCGCCGGCGGCTGATTCAGCGCTCCGGCGGGACCTTCGACTGCAGCCTGCGCTGGAATGTGCCGGTGGAGCCGGATCTCTCGGGCAAGGGCTGGGTGTACGGCGTCGCCCGGTACAGCGGCGACAAGGTGAACTGGTTCCGGGTCTTCAGCTACTCCCCGCGTCCGCGCCGGGTGCTGGAGCGGTCCGCCATCGAGGTGGTCGCCCGCCGGATGCCGGAGGGCGAGGAGGAGCTCGCGCTGCTCTCCGACGCCATCGTGCTCGGCTGTCTCCACCGGGAGACCCGCCTGGAGCTGGCGATGAGCGAGGACGCGCTGACCGGTTTCCTCGCCTGGCTGGAGGCGGCGCCTCCCGGCCAGCGGGTCAACGTGGCGTAG
- a CDS encoding glycoside hydrolase family 18 chitinase, translating to MSTETPRRTRFRLGAGKATRSRAVAGLTALLLPLAAMVGMASPAEAATSATATYVKKSDWGSGFEGQWTVKNTGTTALSSWTIEWDFPAGTGVGSAWDATVTSSGNHWTAKNLGWNGSVAPGASVSFGFNGTGSGSGAASGCKLNGASCDGGSVPGDNAPSAPGTPTASGVTNTSAKLSWSAATDDHGIKNYDVLRDGAVVATVTGTTYTNTGLTAGTDYSYTVQARDTADQTGPASGAVKVHTTGGGGTDPGTGSKVNLGYFAEWGVYGRNYHVKNLDTSGSAAKITHINYAFGNVTGGKCTIGDSYADYDKAYTADQSVDGVADTWDQPLRGSFNQLRKLKAKYPNIKVLWSFGGWTWSGGFGQAAQNPAAFAQSCYDLVEDPRWADVFDGIDIDWEYPNACGLTCDTSGPAALKSLTSALRTKFGSNNLVTAAITADGSDGGKIDVADYAGAAQSLNWYNVMTYDFFGAWDAKGPTAPHSPLTPYTGIPKAGFSSSEAIAKLKAQGVPASKLLLGIGFYGRGWTGVTQDAPGGTATGAAPGTYEAGIEDYKVLKNSCPTTGTVAGTAYAHCGTNWWSYDTPATITSKMAWAKNQGLGGAFFWEFSGDTSNGELVSAMNSGLK from the coding sequence TTGAGCACTGAGACCCCCCGCCGGACCCGATTCAGACTCGGGGCCGGGAAAGCCACCAGATCACGAGCCGTCGCGGGCCTCACCGCACTGCTCCTCCCGCTCGCCGCGATGGTCGGCATGGCCTCCCCGGCCGAAGCCGCGACCTCGGCGACCGCCACCTATGTGAAGAAGTCCGACTGGGGCAGCGGCTTCGAGGGCCAGTGGACGGTGAAGAACACCGGCACCACCGCCCTCAGCTCCTGGACCATCGAGTGGGACTTCCCCGCCGGCACCGGTGTCGGCTCCGCCTGGGACGCCACCGTCACCAGCTCCGGGAACCACTGGACCGCCAAGAACCTCGGCTGGAACGGCTCGGTCGCTCCGGGCGCCAGCGTCTCCTTCGGCTTCAACGGCACCGGCTCCGGTTCCGGCGCCGCCAGCGGCTGCAAGCTGAACGGCGCCTCCTGCGACGGCGGCAGCGTCCCCGGCGACAACGCCCCCTCCGCCCCCGGCACCCCCACCGCGAGCGGCGTCACCAACACCTCCGCGAAGCTGAGCTGGAGCGCGGCCACCGACGACCACGGCATCAAGAACTACGACGTCCTGCGGGACGGCGCGGTCGTCGCCACGGTCACCGGCACCACGTACACCAACACCGGCCTCACCGCGGGCACCGACTACTCGTACACCGTGCAGGCCCGCGACACCGCCGACCAGACCGGTCCGGCCAGCGGCGCGGTCAAGGTGCACACGACCGGAGGCGGCGGCACCGACCCCGGCACCGGCTCCAAGGTCAACCTCGGCTACTTCGCGGAGTGGGGCGTCTACGGGCGCAACTACCACGTGAAGAACCTGGACACCTCCGGCTCGGCCGCGAAGATCACCCACATCAACTACGCCTTCGGCAACGTGACCGGCGGCAAATGCACCATCGGTGACTCCTACGCCGACTACGACAAGGCGTACACCGCCGACCAGTCGGTCGACGGCGTCGCCGACACCTGGGACCAGCCCCTGCGCGGCAGCTTCAACCAGCTGCGCAAGCTCAAGGCGAAGTACCCGAACATCAAGGTCCTCTGGTCGTTCGGCGGATGGACCTGGTCCGGCGGCTTCGGCCAGGCGGCCCAGAACCCGGCCGCCTTCGCCCAGTCCTGCTACGACCTGGTGGAGGACCCCCGCTGGGCCGATGTCTTCGACGGCATCGACATCGACTGGGAGTACCCCAACGCCTGCGGTCTGACCTGTGACACCAGCGGCCCGGCCGCGCTGAAGTCGCTCACCTCCGCGCTGCGGACCAAGTTCGGCAGCAACAACCTGGTGACCGCCGCCATCACGGCCGACGGCTCCGACGGCGGCAAGATCGACGTCGCCGACTACGCGGGCGCCGCACAGTCGCTGAACTGGTACAACGTGATGACGTACGACTTCTTCGGCGCCTGGGACGCGAAGGGCCCGACGGCTCCGCACTCCCCGCTCACCCCGTACACCGGCATCCCGAAGGCCGGCTTCAGCTCCTCCGAGGCCATCGCCAAGCTGAAGGCCCAGGGCGTCCCCGCCTCCAAGCTGCTGCTCGGCATCGGCTTCTACGGCCGGGGCTGGACCGGTGTCACCCAGGACGCGCCCGGCGGCACCGCCACCGGCGCCGCGCCCGGCACCTACGAGGCGGGCATCGAGGACTACAAGGTCCTCAAGAACAGCTGCCCCACCACCGGCACCGTCGCGGGCACCGCCTACGCGCACTGCGGCACCAACTGGTGGAGCTACGACACCCCGGCCACCATCACGTCCAAGATGGCCTGGGCGAAGAACCAGGGCCTGGGAGGCGCGTTCTTCTGGGAGTTCAGCGGCGACACCAGCAACGGTGAACTCGTGAGCGCGATGAACAGCGGTCTGAAGTAG
- the atpD gene encoding F0F1 ATP synthase subunit beta, with protein MTTTVETAVATGRVARVIGPVVDVEFPVDAMPEIYNALTVEVADPAEDGKIKKLTLEVAQHLGDGVIRAISMQPTDGLVRQAPVTDTGAGITVPVGEMTKGKVFNTLGEILNKPEAEAEVTERWPIHRKAPAFDQLESKTEMFETGVKVIDLLTPYVKGGKIGLFGGAGVGKTVLIQEMIYRVANNHDGVSVFAGVGERTREGNDLIEEMAESGVIDKTALVFGQMDEPPGTRLRVALAGLTMAEYFRDVMKQDVLFFIDNIFRYTQAGSEVSTLLGRMPSAVGYQPNLADEMGLLQERITSTRGHSITSMQAIYVPADDLTDPAPATTFAHLDATTVLSRPISEKGIYPAVDPLDSTSRILDPRYIAKDHYDTAMRVKGILQKYKDLQDIIAILGMDELGEEDKLTVFRARRIERFLSQNTHVAKQFTGVDGSDVPLDESIAAFNSIADGEYDHFPEQAFFMCGGIEDLKANAKELGVS; from the coding sequence ATGACGACCACAGTTGAGACGGCCGTTGCCACGGGCCGCGTCGCCCGGGTCATCGGCCCGGTCGTCGACGTGGAGTTCCCCGTCGACGCGATGCCGGAGATCTACAACGCGCTGACCGTCGAGGTGGCCGACCCGGCCGAGGACGGCAAGATCAAGAAGCTGACGCTCGAGGTCGCCCAGCACCTCGGCGACGGTGTGATCCGCGCCATCTCGATGCAGCCCACCGACGGTCTGGTCCGCCAGGCCCCGGTGACCGACACGGGCGCCGGCATCACGGTGCCGGTCGGCGAGATGACCAAGGGCAAGGTGTTCAACACCCTTGGTGAGATCCTGAACAAGCCCGAGGCCGAGGCCGAGGTCACCGAGCGCTGGCCGATCCACCGCAAGGCCCCGGCCTTCGACCAGCTCGAGTCCAAGACCGAGATGTTCGAGACCGGCGTCAAGGTCATCGACCTTCTCACCCCGTACGTCAAGGGTGGAAAGATCGGTCTGTTCGGTGGTGCCGGTGTCGGCAAGACCGTGCTGATCCAGGAAATGATCTACCGCGTCGCCAACAACCACGACGGTGTGTCGGTGTTCGCGGGCGTCGGTGAGCGTACCCGTGAGGGCAACGACCTCATCGAGGAGATGGCCGAGTCCGGCGTCATCGACAAGACGGCGCTTGTCTTCGGACAGATGGACGAGCCGCCGGGCACGCGTCTGCGCGTCGCCCTCGCCGGTCTGACCATGGCGGAGTACTTCCGCGATGTGATGAAGCAGGACGTGCTCTTCTTCATCGACAACATCTTCCGGTACACCCAGGCCGGCTCCGAGGTGTCCACCCTGCTCGGCCGTATGCCGTCCGCGGTGGGTTACCAGCCGAACCTGGCCGACGAGATGGGTCTCCTCCAGGAGCGCATCACCTCGACCCGCGGTCACTCGATCACCTCGATGCAGGCGATCTACGTCCCCGCGGACGACCTGACCGACCCGGCTCCGGCCACCACCTTCGCCCACCTCGACGCGACGACGGTTCTCTCCCGTCCGATCTCCGAGAAGGGCATCTACCCGGCCGTGGACCCGCTGGACTCCACGTCCCGGATCCTGGACCCGCGCTACATCGCGAAGGACCACTACGACACCGCCATGCGGGTCAAGGGAATCCTTCAGAAGTACAAGGACCTCCAGGACATCATCGCCATTCTCGGAATGGACGAGCTCGGCGAGGAGGACAAGCTCACCGTCTTCCGCGCCCGTCGCATCGAGCGCTTCCTGTCGCAGAACACCCACGTCGCCAAGCAGTTCACCGGCGTGGACGGTTCGGACGTTCCGCTCGACGAGTCGATCGCCGCGTTCAACTCGATCGCCGACGGTGAGTACGACCACTTCCCCGAGCAGGCGTTCTTCATGTGCGGTGGCATTGAGGACCTCAAGGCCAACGCCAAGGAGCTCGGCGTCTCCTGA
- a CDS encoding response regulator transcription factor gives MTIRVLVAEDQSAVRAGLVLILGSAPDIEVVGEAGDGEAAVRLARELRPDLVLMDIQMPRLDGVSATRQVVSEGLADVLVLTTFDLDSYVFGALRAGASGFLLKDTEARGLLEAVRTVARGEGLIAPAVTRRLIAEFAGSTTAPPRAADRAVLDSLTRREREVLGCLGEGLSNAEVAVRLSMAEATVKTHVSRLLGKLELRSRVQAAVLAQELGI, from the coding sequence ATGACGATCCGGGTTCTGGTGGCCGAGGACCAGTCGGCGGTGCGTGCGGGGCTGGTGCTCATCCTGGGCAGCGCACCGGACATCGAGGTCGTCGGGGAGGCCGGTGACGGGGAGGCGGCGGTGCGGCTGGCCCGTGAACTGCGCCCCGACCTGGTGCTGATGGACATCCAGATGCCCAGGCTGGACGGGGTGTCGGCGACGCGGCAGGTGGTGTCGGAGGGCCTGGCGGACGTGCTGGTGCTGACCACCTTCGATCTGGACAGTTACGTGTTCGGCGCGCTGCGGGCCGGGGCGTCGGGCTTCCTGCTGAAGGACACCGAGGCGCGCGGGCTGCTCGAAGCGGTGCGCACGGTGGCGCGCGGCGAGGGGCTGATCGCCCCGGCGGTGACGCGCCGGCTGATCGCGGAGTTCGCCGGTTCCACCACCGCGCCGCCGAGGGCCGCCGACCGGGCGGTGCTGGACTCCCTCACCCGGCGCGAGCGCGAGGTGCTGGGGTGTCTCGGTGAGGGGTTGTCGAACGCCGAGGTCGCGGTGCGCCTTTCGATGGCGGAGGCGACGGTGAAGACGCACGTCAGCAGGTTGCTGGGGAAGCTGGAGCTGCGCAGCCGGGTCCAGGCGGCGGTACTGGCGCAGGAGTTGGGCATCTGA
- a CDS encoding F0F1 ATP synthase subunit gamma has translation MGAQLRVYKRRIRSVTATKKITKAMEMIAASRIVKAQRKVAASMPYATELNRAVTAVATGSTTKHPLTTEAETPARAAILLVTSDRGLAGGYSSNAIKAAEQLTERLRGEGKEVDTYVIGRKGVAYYNFRERKIAESWTGFTDSPTYADAKRAAAPMIEAVTKETAEGGVDELHIVFTEFVSMMTQNPVDNRMLPLSLDLTKDTDGQGEILPLFDFEPSAEDVLDALLPRYVESRIYNALLQAAASEHAARRRAMKSATDNAGELVKSLSRLANAARQAEITQEISEIVGGASALADATAGSDK, from the coding sequence ATGGGCGCTCAGCTTCGCGTTTACAAGCGCCGCATCCGCTCCGTCACCGCCACGAAGAAGATCACCAAGGCGATGGAGATGATCGCCGCCTCGCGCATCGTCAAGGCGCAGCGCAAGGTGGCGGCCTCGATGCCGTATGCCACCGAGCTGAACCGTGCGGTCACCGCGGTGGCGACCGGATCCACCACCAAGCACCCGCTGACCACCGAGGCCGAGACTCCGGCACGGGCCGCGATCCTGCTCGTCACGAGCGACCGCGGTCTGGCCGGCGGTTACTCCTCCAACGCCATCAAGGCCGCGGAGCAGCTGACCGAGCGGCTGCGCGGTGAGGGCAAGGAGGTCGACACGTACGTGATCGGCCGCAAGGGTGTCGCCTACTACAACTTCCGCGAGCGCAAGATCGCGGAGTCGTGGACCGGCTTCACCGACAGCCCGACGTACGCGGATGCGAAGCGGGCGGCCGCCCCGATGATCGAGGCGGTCACCAAGGAGACCGCCGAGGGCGGTGTGGACGAGCTGCACATCGTCTTCACCGAGTTCGTCTCGATGATGACGCAGAACCCGGTGGACAACCGGATGCTGCCGCTCAGCCTCGACCTCACGAAGGACACGGACGGCCAGGGAGAGATCCTGCCGCTGTTCGACTTCGAGCCGTCGGCGGAGGACGTCCTGGACGCCCTGCTCCCGCGGTACGTCGAGAGCCGGATCTACAACGCGCTGCTGCAGGCCGCTGCTTCCGAGCACGCTGCCCGCCGCCGCGCGATGAAGTCGGCCACCGACAACGCCGGGGAGCTCGTCAAGAGCCTCTCCCGGCTTGCCAACGCGGCCCGCCAGGCCGAAATCACCCAGGAAATCAGCGAGATCGTCGGTGGTGCCAGTGCGCTGGCCGACGCGACCGCGGGGAGTGACAAGTAA
- a CDS encoding F0F1 ATP synthase subunit B: MNPLVQLAAEEAENPLIPPIPELVIGFIAFVIVFGFLAKKLLPNINKVLEERREAIEGGIEKADAAQTEAQSVLEQYKAQLAEARHEAARMRQEAQEQGAVILQEMRAEGQRQREEIVAAGHAQIEADRKAAASALRQDVGKLATDLAGKLVGESLEDHARQSGTVDRFLDELEAKAEAVR, encoded by the coding sequence GTGAACCCTCTGGTTCAGCTCGCGGCGGAGGAAGCGGAAAACCCGCTCATCCCGCCGATTCCTGAGCTCGTCATTGGCTTCATCGCCTTTGTCATCGTCTTCGGCTTCCTCGCGAAGAAGCTCCTCCCGAACATCAACAAGGTTCTGGAAGAGCGTCGCGAGGCCATCGAAGGCGGTATCGAAAAGGCCGATGCGGCCCAGACCGAGGCCCAGAGCGTGCTTGAGCAGTACAAGGCTCAGCTCGCCGAGGCCCGCCACGAAGCCGCTCGTATGCGCCAGGAGGCGCAGGAGCAGGGCGCCGTGATCCTGCAGGAGATGCGGGCGGAAGGCCAGCGGCAGCGCGAGGAGATCGTCGCTGCGGGCCACGCCCAGATCGAGGCCGACCGCAAGGCCGCGGCGTCCGCGCTGCGCCAGGACGTGGGCAAGCTCGCCACCGACCTGGCCGGCAAGCTCGTCGGGGAGTCCCTTGAGGACCACGCCCGGCAGAGCGGCACCGTCGACCGTTTCCTCGACGAGCTCGAGGCGAAGGCCGAGGCCGTCCGATGA
- the atpA gene encoding F0F1 ATP synthase subunit alpha, whose protein sequence is MAELTIRPEEIRDALENFVQSYKPDAASREEVGTVSVAGDGIAKVEGLPSAMANELLKFEDGTLGLALNLEEREIGAIVLGEFSGIEEGQPVQRTGEVLSVGVGEGYLGRVVDPLGNPIDGLGEIATDGRRALELQAPGVMVRKSVHEPMQTGYKAVDAMVPIGRGQRQLIIGDRQTGKTALAVDTIINQRDNWRSGDVNKQVRCIYVAIGQKGSTIASVRGALEEAGALEYTTIVAAPASDPAGFKYLAPYTGSAIGQHWMYAGKHVLIIFDDLSKQADAYRAVSLLLRRPPGREAYPGDVFYLHSRLLERCAKLSDDMGAGSMTGLPIVETKANDVSAFIPTNVISITDGQCFLESDLFNAGQRPALNVGISVSRVGGSAQHKAMKQVSGRLRVDLAQYRELEAFAAFGSDLDAASKASLERGKRMVELLKQPQYAPIPVEEQVVSVWAGTTGKMDDVPVEDIRRFESELLEYLRRERKELLTSIVEGGKMSDDTLQSIADAVAAFKQQFETSDGKLLGEG, encoded by the coding sequence ATGGCGGAGCTCACGATCCGGCCGGAGGAGATCCGGGATGCGCTGGAGAACTTTGTCCAGTCGTACAAGCCGGACGCGGCCTCGCGCGAGGAGGTCGGTACGGTCAGCGTTGCCGGCGACGGCATCGCGAAGGTGGAGGGCCTGCCCTCCGCCATGGCGAACGAGCTGCTGAAGTTCGAGGACGGCACCCTCGGTCTCGCCCTCAACCTCGAGGAGCGCGAGATCGGTGCGATCGTCCTCGGCGAGTTCAGCGGGATCGAGGAGGGCCAGCCGGTGCAGCGCACCGGTGAGGTGCTCTCCGTCGGCGTCGGCGAGGGATACCTCGGCCGCGTCGTCGACCCGCTCGGCAACCCGATCGACGGTCTCGGCGAGATCGCGACCGACGGCCGCCGCGCCCTCGAGCTGCAGGCCCCTGGCGTCATGGTCCGTAAGTCGGTGCACGAGCCGATGCAGACCGGCTACAAGGCCGTCGACGCCATGGTGCCGATCGGCCGCGGCCAGCGTCAGCTGATCATCGGCGACCGTCAGACGGGTAAGACCGCGCTGGCCGTCGACACGATCATCAACCAGCGTGACAACTGGCGTTCGGGCGACGTGAACAAGCAGGTGCGCTGCATCTACGTCGCCATCGGTCAGAAGGGCTCCACCATCGCCTCCGTGCGCGGTGCCCTCGAAGAGGCCGGCGCGCTGGAGTACACGACCATCGTCGCCGCCCCGGCGTCCGACCCGGCCGGCTTCAAGTACCTGGCGCCGTACACCGGTTCGGCCATCGGCCAGCACTGGATGTACGCGGGCAAGCACGTCCTGATCATCTTCGACGACCTTTCGAAGCAGGCCGACGCGTACCGCGCCGTATCGCTTCTGCTGCGCCGTCCGCCGGGCCGCGAGGCCTACCCGGGCGACGTCTTCTACCTCCACTCGCGTCTGCTGGAGCGCTGCGCCAAGCTCTCCGACGACATGGGTGCCGGTTCGATGACGGGCCTCCCGATCGTCGAGACCAAGGCGAACGACGTGTCGGCGTTCATTCCGACCAACGTCATCTCCATCACCGACGGCCAGTGCTTCCTGGAGTCCGACCTGTTCAACGCCGGCCAGCGTCCGGCTCTGAACGTCGGTATCTCGGTCTCGCGTGTCGGTGGCTCCGCCCAGCACAAGGCCATGAAGCAGGTCTCCGGCCGGCTCCGCGTGGACCTCGCCCAGTACCGCGAGCTGGAGGCGTTCGCCGCCTTCGGTTCCGACCTGGACGCGGCCTCGAAGGCCTCGCTGGAGCGCGGTAAGCGCATGGTCGAGCTGCTGAAGCAGCCGCAGTACGCCCCGATCCCGGTCGAGGAGCAGGTCGTCTCGGTCTGGGCCGGCACCACGGGCAAGATGGACGACGTCCCGGTCGAGGACATCCGTCGCTTCGAGAGCGAGCTGCTGGAGTACCTGCGCCGCGAGCGCAAGGAGCTCCTGACCAGCATCGTCGAGGGCGGCAAGATGTCCGACGACACGCTGCAGTCGATCGCCGACGCGGTCGCCGCCTTCAAGCAGCAGTTCGAGACCTCGGACGGCAAGCTTCTGGGCGAGGGCTGA